From Acidimicrobiia bacterium, one genomic window encodes:
- a CDS encoding IS1595 family transposase, translating into MPPANRKNPQRAASSESQYSIVEFVRDFPDDETCLQWLWRTRYSEDGVHARCPQCGVERAFKRYETAQQRQSWTCTACGTHLHPTAGTIYHKSSTSLHLWFYAIYLMTSTRCGISAKQLERELGVTYKTAWRMFHLIRTELMTQGDDVLSGEVEMDETWIGGVVRTGRPGRPRIVEDTKTAVFGMVERGGRVVAYPVEDTSRITLDPYIAKHVLPETTIYTDEYTTYVHLGKQGYTHHRIRHKSGVYVDGDVHTNSIENFWSLVKRGIGGVYHAVSAKHLLGYLNEYTWRFNHRQDGQAMFLTLILRSALVPSMH; encoded by the coding sequence ATGCCACCCGCGAACCGTAAGAACCCGCAGCGAGCCGCGTCTTCGGAGTCACAGTACTCGATCGTCGAGTTCGTCCGTGACTTCCCGGATGACGAGACGTGCCTGCAATGGCTGTGGCGCACCCGCTACTCGGAGGACGGCGTACACGCCCGCTGCCCGCAGTGTGGCGTGGAGCGGGCGTTCAAGCGGTACGAGACGGCCCAGCAGCGCCAGTCATGGACGTGCACGGCGTGCGGGACGCACCTGCACCCGACGGCAGGGACGATCTATCACAAGTCCTCGACGTCGCTACACCTGTGGTTCTATGCGATCTACCTGATGACGAGCACTCGATGCGGCATCTCCGCCAAGCAGCTAGAGCGAGAGCTGGGTGTGACATACAAGACGGCGTGGCGCATGTTCCACCTGATCCGCACCGAACTGATGACCCAGGGCGACGACGTGCTGTCGGGTGAGGTCGAGATGGACGAGACGTGGATCGGTGGCGTGGTCCGCACCGGGCGCCCCGGCAGGCCACGCATCGTCGAGGACACCAAGACTGCCGTGTTCGGGATGGTCGAACGTGGTGGACGGGTCGTCGCCTACCCGGTCGAGGACACAAGTCGGATCACGCTCGACCCGTACATCGCCAAGCACGTCCTGCCCGAGACAACGATCTACACCGACGAGTACACGACGTACGTCCATCTCGGCAAGCAGGGCTACACACATCACCGTATCCGTCACAAGTCCGGCGTGTACGTGGACGGCGACGTGCACACCAACAGCATCGAGAACTTCTGGTCACTCGTGAAGCGCGGCATCGGAGGCGTCTACCACGCCGTCTCCGCCAAGCACCTGCTCGGCTACCTGAACGAGTACACGTGGCGCTTCAACCACCGCCAGGACGGGCAAGCCATGTTCCTCACGCTCATCCTGCGGTCGGCTCTGGTGCCGTCGATGCACTGA
- a CDS encoding Sir2 family NAD-dependent protein deacetylase: MSATAFEAVRPAAAALSGCTGILVFTGAGISTESGIPDFRGPEGLWTKLDPALYTIQNYLDDEEFRMMRWEQRFGTAQAAYDPNPAHHAVVRLWESGRMVGCVTQNIDGLHQAAGLPADAVAELHGNTGGYVCWDDDHPATTESLLERWEAGERDPRCSMCGSVMKPTIVMFGEALPEGEVVRAQGWTDDADAVIVVGSTLGVYPAALFPLEIAARGDPAIIINQGDTDHEGVATIRLHGRAGTLLPALVDRLVTA; the protein is encoded by the coding sequence ATGAGCGCGACCGCATTCGAGGCCGTCCGGCCCGCCGCCGCCGCGCTGTCCGGCTGCACTGGGATCCTCGTCTTCACCGGAGCGGGCATCTCGACCGAGTCCGGCATCCCGGACTTCAGAGGCCCGGAAGGGCTGTGGACGAAGCTCGACCCAGCTCTCTACACCATCCAGAACTACCTCGACGACGAGGAGTTCCGGATGATGCGGTGGGAGCAGCGATTCGGGACGGCGCAAGCGGCATACGACCCGAACCCGGCCCACCACGCCGTGGTCCGGCTCTGGGAGTCGGGGAGGATGGTCGGCTGCGTGACGCAGAACATCGACGGGCTCCACCAGGCAGCCGGACTGCCTGCCGACGCGGTCGCCGAGCTCCACGGCAACACGGGAGGCTACGTGTGCTGGGACGACGACCACCCGGCGACCACCGAATCGCTCTTGGAACGCTGGGAAGCCGGCGAGAGAGACCCTCGGTGCTCGATGTGCGGCTCGGTGATGAAGCCGACCATCGTCATGTTCGGTGAGGCGCTCCCGGAGGGCGAAGTCGTCAGGGCGCAGGGCTGGACCGACGACGCCGATGCGGTGATCGTCGTCGGCTCGACGCTCGGCGTGTACCCGGCTGCCCTGTTCCCGCTCGAGATCGCCGCCCGCGGCGACCCGGCGATCATCATCAACCAGGGCGACACGGACCACGAGGGCGTCGCAACCATCCGGCTCCACGGCAGGGCGGGAACCCTCCTCCCCGCATTGGTGGATCGTCTCGTCACGGCCTGA
- the moeB gene encoding molybdopterin-synthase adenylyltransferase MoeB: protein MPQDYRSLVAGAKAQIREIACDDLAGRLDAVQAIIDVREPEEHAQGIIPGAHLVPRGILESSIAAKCPDPATEIVLYCAVGARSALAAKALQEMGYGNVSSLEGGFAAWKASGREWRTPGGLTADQRARYSRHVLLPEIGESGQERLLDAKVMLLGAGGLGSPAAMYLAAAGVGTLGIVDFDTVDLSNLQRQILHNLEQVGRLKVDSATETLRALNPDVKIEPYAERLTAANAVDLMSGYDVVIDGADNFPTRYLVNDASMHTRTPVVHGSIFRFEGQATVFAPYGGPCYRCLFPLPPPAELAPSCAEAGVLGVLPGIIGSIQALEAIKLVLGIGETLVGRLLTYDALDESFQTLNLRRDPGCPACGDEASPPPLVDYDDACAPA from the coding sequence GTGCCGCAGGACTACCGGAGCCTGGTCGCCGGCGCCAAGGCGCAGATCAGGGAGATCGCATGCGACGACCTGGCGGGTCGACTCGACGCCGTCCAGGCGATCATCGACGTCCGCGAGCCTGAAGAGCACGCCCAGGGCATCATTCCCGGCGCCCACCTCGTCCCGAGAGGGATCCTCGAGTCGAGCATCGCCGCCAAATGCCCCGACCCCGCCACCGAGATCGTCCTCTACTGCGCAGTCGGGGCCAGGTCGGCGCTGGCGGCCAAGGCGTTGCAGGAGATGGGCTACGGCAACGTGAGCTCGCTCGAAGGGGGCTTCGCAGCGTGGAAGGCCTCGGGTCGGGAATGGCGGACTCCGGGCGGCCTGACGGCCGACCAGCGTGCCCGGTACAGCAGGCACGTGTTGCTCCCCGAGATCGGCGAGAGTGGCCAGGAGCGCCTCCTCGACGCCAAGGTCATGCTCCTCGGAGCGGGGGGCCTCGGATCGCCGGCCGCGATGTACCTGGCAGCCGCCGGGGTTGGGACCCTAGGCATCGTCGACTTCGACACGGTCGATCTCTCCAACCTGCAGCGACAAATCCTCCACAACCTCGAGCAGGTCGGTCGCCTCAAGGTCGACTCGGCGACTGAGACCCTTCGGGCGCTCAACCCCGACGTGAAGATCGAGCCGTACGCCGAGCGGCTCACGGCGGCGAACGCCGTCGACCTGATGTCCGGGTACGACGTCGTGATCGACGGGGCGGACAACTTCCCCACCAGATACCTCGTCAACGATGCCTCGATGCACACCCGCACTCCCGTCGTTCACGGGTCCATCTTCCGCTTCGAAGGGCAGGCGACGGTCTTCGCTCCTTACGGCGGCCCGTGCTATCGCTGCCTGTTCCCGCTCCCCCCTCCCGCCGAGCTCGCCCCTTCGTGTGCCGAAGCCGGAGTGCTCGGGGTTCTGCCCGGGATCATCGGCTCGATCCAGGCGCTCGAAGCCATCAAGCTCGTGCTCGGGATCGGAGAGACCTTGGTCGGGCGCCTCCTCACGTACGACGCCCTCGACGAGTCCTTCCAGACCCTCAACCTGCGCCGGGATCCGGGATGCCCCGCCTGCGGCGACGAGGCATCGCCTCCGCCTCTCGTCGACTACGACGACGCCTGCGCCCCGGCGTAG
- a CDS encoding HAMP domain-containing sensor histidine kinase, with the protein MKLEGTMLVNQVRRARRHTVAIWSGAAMCALAGVFVALVSTPAGLVFAGVAAGLAFAGVMVGGAARRDAQREIERLRNSTAEKDSFLASVSHELRTPLTAVVGMLDLVVTERASFEVGEIDEMIGTARNEAAELARLVEDYLTAGQISADALTVQSLVVDLDYEVNRVAAGLPHPDGMRLTIAPDLGECLGDSLRVRQIVRNLLRNALRYGRSAIDVSVSQRRGYAVIVISNDGEPVPDGMIDRLFQPFAGGSRPGQPEPIGLGLSISRDLARRMGGDLEYHRQDDWTSFSLAMPLVGDPTRAPAVGQDASTGALPVG; encoded by the coding sequence GTGAAGCTCGAGGGGACGATGCTCGTCAACCAGGTGCGCCGAGCTCGACGTCACACAGTCGCGATCTGGTCGGGAGCGGCAATGTGCGCTTTGGCAGGCGTCTTCGTCGCGCTCGTCTCGACGCCGGCCGGGCTGGTCTTCGCCGGGGTGGCGGCCGGTCTGGCGTTTGCAGGTGTCATGGTCGGGGGCGCGGCGAGGCGTGACGCCCAGCGTGAGATCGAGCGCCTCCGCAACTCGACCGCCGAGAAGGACAGCTTCCTCGCCAGCGTCAGCCACGAGCTGCGGACACCGCTGACCGCGGTCGTCGGCATGCTCGACCTGGTCGTCACCGAGCGAGCAAGCTTCGAGGTCGGTGAGATCGACGAGATGATCGGCACGGCTCGTAACGAGGCGGCCGAGCTCGCCCGTCTAGTCGAGGACTACCTCACGGCGGGCCAGATCTCCGCAGACGCCCTGACGGTGCAGTCGCTCGTCGTCGACCTCGACTACGAGGTCAACCGGGTCGCCGCCGGGCTGCCGCACCCCGACGGGATGCGTCTGACCATCGCTCCCGACCTGGGCGAGTGCCTCGGCGATTCGCTGCGCGTGCGCCAGATCGTGCGCAACCTGCTTCGCAACGCGCTCCGCTATGGAAGGTCGGCGATCGACGTGTCCGTTTCGCAGAGGCGCGGGTACGCCGTCATCGTCATCAGCAACGACGGGGAGCCCGTCCCGGACGGGATGATCGACCGGCTCTTCCAGCCCTTCGCCGGCGGGTCGCGGCCGGGGCAGCCGGAGCCGATCGGCCTCGGTCTCTCGATCTCGCGTGACCTGGCCCGCCGTATGGGCGGGGACCTCGAGTACCACCGCCAGGACGACTGGACGAGCTTCAGCCTCGCCATGCCCCTCGTCGGGGACCCGACTCGCGCTCCGGCAGTCGGGCAGGATGCCTCGACGGGAGCGCTTCCGGTCGGCTGA
- a CDS encoding leucyl aminopeptidase: protein MQIVPGEPIEANEGDVLAVPVLADLTWGPGAEWAVDSLGDWVAGQFDAQEFTGKAGQLLEVPTAGALPYGRVVFVGLGEEADAESLRRAAGTVARATARDTRIVTTLHAVDIDGAVEAVAFGAHLGQYRFDKYKSEAKPPLTEDFVLAGADDATETRVAISHGTIIAAAVALARDLINEPAVAKPPAMLAARAEEIASANGLTIRVYTEDEILEEGFGGLAAVNAGSDQPARMVVIEYDPVGAATTVAIVGKGIVFDSGGLTIKPAASMETMKTDMSGAAAVFATLQAVAELELRVRVIGIAPLTENMTGGKAQRPGDVLTARNGKTIEVLNTDAEGRLILADGLSLAVEREPDIVVDVATLTGSCAIALGPSIAGMWSNDDGVADRVLAAAARAGEKLWRMPLEREYRSHIDSEIADMKNTGERYGGAISASLLLSEFVGETPWAHLDIAGPARSSKAEHYLSKGATGFGVRTLVALVEDLAAD, encoded by the coding sequence ATGCAGATCGTCCCAGGCGAACCCATCGAGGCCAACGAGGGCGACGTGCTCGCCGTGCCGGTCCTGGCGGACCTGACGTGGGGACCGGGTGCGGAGTGGGCGGTCGACTCGCTCGGTGACTGGGTCGCCGGCCAATTCGACGCCCAGGAGTTCACCGGAAAGGCGGGGCAACTCCTCGAGGTCCCCACGGCAGGCGCCCTTCCCTACGGCCGTGTGGTCTTCGTCGGCCTCGGTGAGGAAGCCGACGCCGAGAGCCTCAGGAGGGCGGCAGGCACCGTGGCGAGGGCGACGGCGAGAGACACTCGTATCGTGACGACGCTCCATGCCGTCGACATCGACGGCGCCGTCGAAGCGGTCGCATTCGGAGCGCATCTCGGGCAATACCGGTTCGACAAATACAAGAGCGAGGCGAAGCCGCCGTTGACCGAAGACTTCGTGCTGGCGGGCGCCGACGACGCGACGGAAACCCGGGTTGCGATCTCCCACGGCACGATCATCGCCGCCGCGGTGGCGCTGGCGAGGGACCTGATCAACGAGCCTGCCGTTGCCAAGCCTCCTGCGATGCTGGCCGCTCGAGCCGAGGAGATCGCCTCGGCCAACGGACTGACGATCAGGGTGTACACCGAGGACGAGATCCTCGAGGAGGGCTTCGGCGGGCTCGCCGCCGTCAACGCGGGATCCGATCAACCGGCGCGGATGGTCGTCATCGAGTACGACCCGGTGGGCGCAGCCACGACTGTCGCCATCGTCGGCAAGGGGATCGTCTTCGACAGCGGTGGCCTCACCATCAAGCCGGCGGCTTCGATGGAGACGATGAAGACGGACATGTCAGGCGCGGCTGCCGTGTTCGCCACGCTGCAGGCGGTCGCCGAGCTCGAGCTCCGGGTGCGGGTGATCGGGATCGCCCCGCTCACCGAGAACATGACGGGCGGCAAGGCGCAGAGACCCGGAGACGTCCTCACAGCCCGCAACGGCAAGACCATCGAGGTGCTCAACACGGACGCCGAGGGCCGCCTCATCCTCGCAGACGGACTGTCACTCGCCGTCGAGCGTGAACCCGACATCGTCGTCGACGTGGCGACGCTCACGGGTTCGTGCGCCATCGCGCTCGGGCCGAGCATCGCGGGGATGTGGAGCAATGACGACGGCGTTGCCGACAGGGTGCTGGCGGCGGCTGCTCGAGCCGGCGAGAAGCTCTGGCGCATGCCACTGGAGAGGGAGTACCGCAGCCACATCGACTCGGAGATCGCCGACATGAAGAACACGGGGGAGAGGTACGGGGGTGCCATCTCGGCGTCACTGCTCCTCTCGGAGTTCGTCGGCGAGACACCGTGGGCCCACCTCGACATCGCAGGCCCGGCCCGATCGTCGAAGGCGGAGCATTACCTCTCCAAGGGCGCTACCGGGTTCGGGGTGAGGACACTCGTCGCCCTCGTCGAGGACCTGGCCGCCGATTGA
- the tkt gene encoding transketolase, whose protein sequence is MTEKLAADTIRVLAMDAVQKANSGHPGMPMGMADIATVLWGHYLKVDPQHPTWPDRDRFVVSNGHGSMLLYALLHLSGFDITMHDIENFRQWGSPTPGHPEVDHHRGIETTTGPLGQGFGTAVGMALAEAHLNARFGDDLVDHNTYVFCSDGDLMEGITSEAASLAGHWRLGKLVAFYDDNAITLEGPAAWTLTENVVQRFEAYGWHTVTVDGHDRAAVSGAIDVALAATDRPTLIDCKTHIGFGSPAKQDTASAHGSPLGEEEVSRTREALGWELAPFHVPGQVYDFFHHAMERGQQARSEWERRLDMIGSADGALASAWHGHHDPQPVKLAAPSYEPGKAVATRAMSGAVIQQLCDVRPDVLTGEADLAGSTKSEYAGAGHFASDDRSGRNVRYGVREHAMGAIVNGITLHGGLRAFGSTFLTFSDYMRGAVRLSALMELPSVWVWSHDSVFLGEDGPTHQPVEHLAALRAIPNLWVVRPATPGEVAGAWQVAVNRLEGPTAIVLSRQNVPVPDEDIDPSVVAEGAYVARRGGDAVVVATGSELSVALAAAGILEDRGVSLRVVSMPCVEAFAARPDHERSAVLGEGLPVASLEAAATFGWAGITGPDGCNIGIDHFGESAPWEEIAERLGLTAEAVAERLAAWLSGR, encoded by the coding sequence ATGACGGAGAAGCTCGCGGCGGACACGATCAGGGTGCTGGCCATGGACGCCGTCCAGAAGGCCAACAGCGGTCACCCGGGCATGCCGATGGGGATGGCGGACATCGCCACCGTGCTGTGGGGTCACTACCTGAAGGTCGACCCGCAGCACCCGACGTGGCCCGACCGCGACCGGTTCGTGGTGTCGAACGGACACGGCTCGATGCTGCTGTACGCGCTGCTCCACCTGAGCGGCTTCGACATCACCATGCACGACATCGAGAACTTCAGGCAGTGGGGATCGCCGACTCCCGGGCATCCAGAGGTCGACCACCACCGTGGAATCGAGACGACCACCGGCCCGCTCGGCCAGGGGTTCGGCACCGCGGTCGGGATGGCGCTCGCCGAGGCACATCTCAACGCCCGCTTCGGTGACGATCTCGTCGACCACAACACCTACGTCTTCTGCTCCGACGGTGACCTGATGGAGGGCATCACGTCCGAAGCCGCCTCGCTCGCCGGCCACTGGAGGCTCGGCAAGCTGGTCGCCTTCTACGACGACAACGCCATCACGCTCGAGGGCCCGGCCGCGTGGACGCTCACCGAGAACGTCGTGCAACGCTTCGAGGCCTACGGGTGGCACACGGTCACGGTCGACGGCCACGACCGAGCCGCCGTCTCGGGAGCCATCGACGTCGCCCTTGCCGCGACCGACCGGCCGACGCTCATCGACTGCAAGACCCACATCGGATTCGGCAGCCCGGCGAAGCAAGACACGGCCTCGGCGCATGGGAGCCCGCTCGGTGAGGAAGAGGTCTCGAGAACGCGAGAAGCGCTCGGATGGGAGCTGGCGCCATTTCACGTTCCCGGACAGGTCTACGACTTCTTTCACCACGCCATGGAGCGGGGACAGCAGGCGCGCAGCGAGTGGGAGCGGCGGTTGGACATGATCGGCTCCGCCGACGGCGCCCTCGCATCGGCGTGGCACGGCCATCACGACCCGCAGCCGGTGAAGCTAGCGGCGCCGTCGTACGAACCCGGCAAGGCCGTGGCGACCAGAGCGATGTCCGGCGCGGTCATCCAGCAACTGTGCGACGTGCGCCCCGACGTGCTCACGGGCGAAGCCGACCTGGCCGGTTCCACGAAGTCGGAGTACGCCGGGGCGGGTCACTTCGCGTCCGACGATCGCTCCGGCCGCAACGTTCGCTACGGGGTGCGAGAGCATGCGATGGGCGCCATCGTCAATGGGATCACGCTCCACGGTGGGCTGCGGGCCTTCGGGTCGACGTTCCTGACGTTCTCCGACTACATGCGGGGTGCCGTTCGCCTCTCAGCGTTGATGGAGCTGCCGAGTGTGTGGGTGTGGAGCCACGACTCCGTGTTCCTCGGTGAGGATGGCCCGACCCACCAGCCGGTCGAGCATCTCGCCGCCCTGCGGGCGATTCCGAACCTGTGGGTGGTCCGCCCGGCGACACCCGGAGAGGTCGCCGGGGCGTGGCAGGTGGCGGTCAACCGTCTGGAGGGCCCGACGGCGATCGTGCTGTCCCGCCAAAACGTCCCGGTCCCGGACGAGGACATCGACCCATCCGTCGTGGCCGAAGGGGCGTACGTCGCCCGCCGCGGCGGCGACGCAGTGGTCGTCGCCACCGGATCCGAGCTGTCCGTCGCCCTGGCAGCCGCCGGCATCCTCGAGGACCGTGGAGTGTCGCTGCGCGTCGTCTCGATGCCCTGCGTCGAGGCGTTCGCGGCGCGCCCCGACCACGAGCGGTCCGCCGTCCTCGGTGAAGGGCTCCCGGTCGCTTCGCTCGAGGCAGCCGCCACCTTCGGCTGGGCCGGCATCACGGGCCCTGACGGCTGCAACATCGGCATCGATCACTTCGGGGAGTCTGCGCCCTGGGAGGAGATCGCCGAGCGCCTCGGGCTCACCGCAGAGGCGGTGGCCGAGCGGCTCGCCGCTTGGTTGTCGGGCCGCTGA
- a CDS encoding Xaa-Pro peptidase family protein, giving the protein MTFDLAARLDAARRRMAERGVDALLLSVGSDLPYLLGYRAVENERLTMAVVRADDEAILVVPELEAPRVDALAGVFRVRPWRETESPVSIVAGLAAGAATAAVSDETWARFVLELQVELPATRMIPAGPLMEQLRIVKEPAEIDRLRAAASGVDRVAVRLEKHRFSGKTERRLSQEVGAMTVEEGAEMSHFAIVASGPNGASPHHEPGERLIGPGDVVVVDFGGPVGGYQSDTTRSFVVGEPTAEQAEVHAVVAAAQEAGVRATRPGVACGEVDAAARAVIEAAGWGERFIHRLGHGIGLDVHEEPYLVDGNERLLEPGMTFSIEPGIYLPGRFGVRIEDIAVCTDDGCERLNASNRDLVVVD; this is encoded by the coding sequence ATGACATTCGACTTGGCGGCGCGGCTCGATGCCGCCCGGCGGCGCATGGCGGAACGAGGCGTGGACGCGCTCCTCTTGTCCGTGGGCAGTGATCTGCCCTATCTGCTCGGCTATCGGGCGGTCGAGAACGAGCGGCTCACGATGGCCGTCGTTCGGGCAGACGACGAAGCCATCCTCGTCGTCCCCGAGTTGGAGGCGCCACGGGTGGACGCCCTCGCCGGGGTGTTCCGAGTCCGGCCGTGGCGCGAGACCGAGAGCCCCGTGTCGATCGTGGCTGGGCTGGCCGCCGGAGCCGCCACGGCCGCCGTCTCGGACGAGACATGGGCGCGTTTCGTCCTCGAGCTCCAGGTCGAGCTGCCGGCCACTCGGATGATCCCGGCCGGGCCGTTGATGGAGCAGCTACGCATCGTCAAGGAGCCGGCCGAGATCGACCGGTTACGCGCCGCCGCCTCCGGGGTCGACCGCGTCGCAGTGCGCCTCGAGAAGCACAGGTTCTCCGGCAAGACAGAGCGCCGCCTCTCGCAGGAGGTCGGCGCGATGACCGTCGAGGAGGGCGCCGAGATGTCCCACTTCGCCATCGTCGCATCCGGACCGAACGGAGCGTCGCCCCACCACGAACCAGGCGAGCGTCTCATCGGGCCGGGTGACGTCGTCGTCGTCGACTTCGGAGGCCCCGTCGGGGGCTACCAGTCCGACACGACCCGGTCGTTCGTCGTCGGCGAGCCGACCGCCGAGCAGGCCGAGGTGCACGCCGTGGTAGCTGCGGCACAAGAGGCTGGTGTTCGGGCGACACGTCCCGGGGTGGCGTGTGGAGAGGTCGACGCGGCGGCGCGCGCCGTGATCGAAGCCGCCGGCTGGGGAGAGCGGTTCATTCACCGGCTGGGGCACGGGATCGGGCTCGACGTCCACGAGGAGCCGTACCTCGTGGACGGCAACGAGAGACTCCTCGAGCCCGGAATGACGTTTTCGATCGAGCCCGGCATCTACTTGCCGGGCCGGTTCGGCGTCCGTATCGAGGACATAGCCGTTTGCACTGATGACGGTTGCGAGAGGCTCAACGCCTCGAATCGTGACCTGGTCGTCGTCGACTGA
- the lipA gene encoding lipoyl synthase: MTRPIPDTEAVRVRWLGRLPYDEAWDLQRAFWEGRVTGRTRDDYLLLVEHPHVYTIGRNGDGSNLLVGDDTLSAVDAEVHHVDRGGDITYHGPGQLVGYPILAVPALSGGYDMVGHVRRIERMLVSLLGEFGIDAWAEDGYTGVWTARGKVAAIGVRISRGVSMHGFALNVATDLAYFGSIVPCGIPDRPVTSMSQLLARQVSLEEVTERLVRHARELFGADPTDVQFGAFARGTRKRSYDVDAMLAAGVFAGRDPSTVPITIRGILAGEPERPEWMKVRATTDTDGYRHLKSLMRDKSLHTVCEEAKCPNIYECWSQGTATLMLLGDRCTRACAFCDVTTGRPGEVDADEPSRAAEAVDAMGLRHAVLTSVNRDDLPDGGAWVFAQTIKEIRARVEARLEHCDVEVLIPDFKGDRAALETVMAERPEVLNHNTETVLRLQRDIRTAASYGRSLALLARAKWLNPDGFVKSGLIVGMGETEPEVMGALADMRAVGVDIVTIGQYLRPTPRHRLIDRYVHPDEFARYTAEGKRLALAHVEAGPLVRSSYHARDAVEAAS, from the coding sequence GTGACCCGTCCGATCCCGGACACAGAAGCGGTCCGGGTCCGCTGGCTGGGCAGGCTGCCATACGACGAGGCCTGGGACCTGCAGCGGGCCTTCTGGGAGGGAAGAGTGACGGGGCGCACTCGAGACGACTATCTGCTGCTCGTCGAGCATCCGCACGTCTACACCATCGGCCGCAACGGAGACGGATCGAACCTCCTCGTCGGAGACGACACATTGAGCGCAGTCGACGCCGAGGTGCATCACGTCGATCGCGGCGGCGACATCACCTATCACGGCCCGGGGCAGCTCGTCGGGTATCCGATCCTGGCCGTTCCCGCCCTCTCCGGCGGCTACGACATGGTCGGCCACGTACGGCGGATCGAGAGGATGCTCGTGTCGCTGCTCGGCGAGTTCGGCATCGACGCATGGGCGGAGGACGGCTACACGGGCGTGTGGACGGCTCGAGGCAAGGTGGCCGCCATCGGCGTGCGGATCTCTCGGGGCGTGTCCATGCACGGCTTCGCTCTCAACGTCGCAACCGACCTGGCGTACTTCGGGAGCATCGTGCCGTGCGGCATCCCCGACCGTCCGGTCACGTCGATGTCGCAGCTGCTCGCCAGGCAGGTGTCGCTCGAGGAGGTGACGGAGCGGCTCGTGCGCCACGCCCGGGAGCTCTTCGGCGCCGACCCGACAGACGTCCAGTTCGGCGCCTTCGCCCGCGGGACGAGGAAGCGCTCGTACGACGTGGACGCGATGCTGGCGGCCGGGGTGTTCGCCGGGCGCGATCCATCGACCGTGCCGATCACGATCCGCGGGATACTGGCGGGCGAGCCGGAGCGCCCGGAGTGGATGAAGGTGCGCGCCACGACCGACACCGACGGATACCGCCACCTCAAGTCGCTGATGCGCGACAAGAGCCTCCACACGGTGTGCGAGGAGGCGAAATGTCCGAACATCTACGAGTGCTGGAGCCAAGGCACGGCAACCCTCATGCTTCTCGGCGACCGATGCACTAGGGCATGCGCCTTCTGCGACGTGACGACGGGGCGACCCGGCGAGGTCGACGCCGACGAGCCGAGTAGGGCCGCCGAAGCGGTCGACGCCATGGGGCTTCGCCACGCGGTGCTGACCTCCGTGAATCGCGACGACCTCCCGGACGGGGGTGCGTGGGTGTTCGCCCAGACGATCAAGGAGATCCGCGCCAGAGTGGAGGCGAGGCTGGAGCATTGCGACGTCGAGGTGCTCATCCCGGACTTCAAGGGGGACCGCGCCGCCCTCGAGACGGTGATGGCGGAGCGACCCGAGGTCCTCAACCACAACACGGAGACCGTCCTCCGCCTCCAACGCGACATCCGCACCGCGGCCAGCTACGGCCGGTCTCTCGCCCTCCTCGCGAGGGCGAAGTGGCTCAACCCCGACGGGTTCGTGAAGTCAGGGCTCATCGTCGGCATGGGAGAGACCGAGCCCGAGGTCATGGGAGCGCTCGCCGACATGCGGGCCGTCGGCGTCGACATCGTCACGATCGGCCAGTATCTCCGGCCGACGCCACGTCATCGCCTCATCGACCGCTACGTCCACCCGGACGAGTTCGCCCGCTATACGGCAGAGGGGAAGCGGCTGGCACTGGCGCACGTCGAGGCGGGCCCGCTCGTGCGGTCGTCTTACCACGCCAGGGACGCGGTGGAGGCGGCGTCATGA